ATTCTGAAAGAATTATAAAATTAGGTTATTCAATAATAATTTTCAAATACGGGTTATTGTAAACAATGTCAGGAATTTTTAACTGTATTTCTAATTGTATGCATATCATCGTTACAATTAATTCGTTCAGGAGAATATCCAACCTGAAAATCTTTTTTCGCTTTCAATTGTGAAACTCTCTCTAAAAGAGGAATACATAATTCTTCTGTCACTCCAAGGTAGACTGTAGATTCATATACGAGTATATCCACTTTTTTTAATTTTCGCGCAATGGTTTCTGTTGCTGAAAATAAACAACTTAAATCAGGTTTATTTTTACTATCAATAGGAGTCGGAACAACAATTATATAAAAATTAGAATTAAGTAAATCATCGCTACAGTAGGTCATACTTGAAGTATTATATATTTTTTTAATCTCTCGATTTTTTTGCTATCAATATCAAAATCTATTGTTTTATAAATTTTAGAAAATTCAAGGAAAAGAGGTTAACCGACATACCCCATTCCTATTATTTGTATTGTTCATAACAGCACCTCAGCATATTAATTTTACTTAATGATCAACAATAAAATCCATTAAACTAATGTTCTTGGCCTGTACTATGATTTTACTCCAGTTTTTTAAGAGTTTAACGTGTAAGAAGTATTCTTCATTACATTCGGCAATACATTTTGCAGTGACTTTCCTTAATTCTTGTCCTATCTTTGAATAATTTTCATCGAATTTTAATAATACTTCATCAATAATTCTGATTATATGCTCTTCTCTTTTAGTATCATTAGAAGCAAATGATGCTATTTTTTCAGAAAGAGACTCACACATTTGTTGAGAAACGAAGCAATCATCATAATCACAAAAGTTATCAATAAGCTTATCATTATAGATACTTCCATATAATGAAAAATAATCTGCAAATTTTAACATTCCATACCAATATTTTAGTTTTTTATCATACTCAAATCTTTCATCATGATAATCATGAAACACGGGTCTAGTATGATGTACAGATGGGTAGCCTAATGCAGTCGAGGTATCAAAAGCGAAATAATCCGCTGCTAATGTATTTTTACCAGGTAAGTTTGGTAGAAACTCAAATAGTCGATAGACACTAACATTACCACAGTCAGGATTACACCCATCGTCAACAGAAGTAATTAAGGAAATAACATCATTTTGAGGAACGGGTTGCTCTAATTTGAATATATCATCGCAAATATCAATAATATGCTCAGATTTAAAACCAAGTAGTTCATATATTTTATAAACATAGTCATACGACACTTTTGCAAAATCTTTTACATCAAGATTCCACTCACCTAAGTAATTCCCACCAACCACAAGTATTCGTCTTTTATTGTTTATATCTTGTTTAAGATTTTTGATATCCAAGTCATTAACTATTTCCATTATTGGTTTACCTAAATACTTTAACTCATACTCAATTGGATAGACTTCCCTAGCTTCACTCCTTCTATCAAATAACAAACAAGTATCAGAATCTCTTCTATGATAGGCATTAGCCCCCATTGAACACGCAAATAAACCTAATTTATTCATAGCAGTAGCATAATCGGTACCTGTATAAGTAAAAATCTTATAGAAATCATCATCCATACCTTTAAAAAGTGATTTAAAGTATTTTTTCTGTACATCAACAGATAGATGTAGAATATTCAATTTTGGATATTGATTTTTTAATGATTTAATAATTCCATTATTTTCTATAGATGAAAATTCATTGGTTTCAACTACAATTAAAGGAATATTAACTTGCAAGACATCATTTGCGTATAAAATCTCCTTAATATAACTACTAATACTATCTTTAATACTTCTATTTGTTGGTATAAAAAATACTGATTTCATAGTTACTCCTTAGTTAATTGAACTAATAATTAATTTTTTAACCAACGATAATATTTAAAATGATTTTTCAAACACATAATATTTAAAATCCTTAGCTCCCCATGTTTTTTTAAATTGTCTTAATGTATCACTATGTGAAAACCCCAAGTTGATATAATCAATATCTGAATACTTAGTAATAATATGGGAGAGTACTTTACGATTTGGTTTAAATTTCAATGAAACACTATCACTAGCGTTTATCCAATAAAAGATATTATTTTTTGATTTTAATATAATACTACCTGATACAATTTTGCCATTATAGTAAGCTAAATATAGTTCTGTATTTCTTTCATCATTAAGCAAATCTTCGATTAAAGGCAAACTGATACAATAATTAGCATTAACTTTTTTCATGGTTTTTATATATAAATCATAAAAAAACATTAATTCACTACGATTATTTTTATTATAACAATGAACTGTTATTTGTTTTTTTCTGCGCATCTAATATTTGTTCTCACACTACCTTTAAATAAGCGATAACCCAACTCTCTAAACTCTTGCATTACAATTATTTGAGTAGTCATTTCTGTTTTCAGATACTTATTTAGGTTTTCTACAGAAAGTTCGCAAGGAAAAAGTGGAGGGATTATTATTTTTTTTATGTCTATATCATGGATAATTTTTAGATTAAAAATTATTTCTTCAAGAACAAAACAACTCTGTGGTGCTGGAAATATACCGCCATAACCTATGACACCAATTTGGTATATTTTATCAATTTCATTGTAAAATAGATCAACCTTGTAATTTCTATTTGCAGCATTAATTACTATATTTATATAATTAAATTGAAAATATTTAGTTATGATGTTTTTGAAATAATCATCATGGAAACAGTAATGATATGATTGTAGTTTATTTACCATTCTCCGCTCCATCATTATCAGAAAAATACTTAACAAAACAAATCTATATATAAAATAGAATTAATTTTCTAAATCATTAATTTTTAATGGATTTAAGTTTAATCAATAAATAATATTTGATA
The sequence above is drawn from the Gilliamella apicola genome and encodes:
- a CDS encoding DUF6271 family protein — translated: MKSVFFIPTNRSIKDSISSYIKEILYANDVLQVNIPLIVVETNEFSSIENNGIIKSLKNQYPKLNILHLSVDVQKKYFKSLFKGMDDDFYKIFTYTGTDYATAMNKLGLFACSMGANAYHRRDSDTCLLFDRRSEAREVYPIEYELKYLGKPIMEIVNDLDIKNLKQDINNKRRILVVGGNYLGEWNLDVKDFAKVSYDYVYKIYELLGFKSEHIIDICDDIFKLEQPVPQNDVISLITSVDDGCNPDCGNVSVYRLFEFLPNLPGKNTLAADYFAFDTSTALGYPSVHHTRPVFHDYHDERFEYDKKLKYWYGMLKFADYFSLYGSIYNDKLIDNFCDYDDCFVSQQMCESLSEKIASFASNDTKREEHIIRIIDEVLLKFDENYSKIGQELRKVTAKCIAECNEEYFLHVKLLKNWSKIIVQAKNISLMDFIVDH
- a CDS encoding GNAT family N-acetyltransferase gives rise to the protein MKKVNANYCISLPLIEDLLNDERNTELYLAYYNGKIVSGSIILKSKNNIFYWINASDSVSLKFKPNRKVLSHIITKYSDIDYINLGFSHSDTLRQFKKTWGAKDFKYYVFEKSF
- a CDS encoding nucleotide sugar dehydrogenase is translated as MTYCSDDLLNSNFYIIVVPTPIDSKNKPDLSCLFSATETIARKLKKVDILVYESTVYLGVTEELCIPLLERVSQLKAKKDFQVGYSPERINCNDDMHTIRNTVKNS